Within Carnobacterium viridans, the genomic segment CCTTCAAAAATATTTAAAATACAAATGAAAAGTGGTGAATACAATTATGGGAAAGAACCAACATGTAGTACCTGATCCAAATGGTGGCTGGAATGTTAAAGGTGCAATAACACTAAAGCTACAAAACACACTGGAACTAAAGCTGAAGCTGTAAATTTAGCTAGAGAAATCAGTAAGAATCAAAACTCCGAATTATTTATACATGGTAAGAATGGGCAAATTCAAAGTAGAGATAGTTACGGCAATGATCCATTTCCGCCAAAAGGTTAATTGTAAATTTTAAGAAAATTTGAATGAAATGAGGTGATTGTTATATGGTACGAGTTAAAGTGAAAATTAAAACTCCGAGCAAGTCACAAATTAAACGAGATGTTAATAGAGCGATTCGCAAGAATCTTATTTGCCCTAGCTGCGGTCATAAGCTTCCGACTACTTATGCAAGTCGGACTAAATGTTCGAGATGCGGACAAGAAATTTCAATAAACATCTAATCAACAAATTCGATTTCAATGTATTTATGCATAACCTTCGCGGCTACTCCAATTGCTGTGAGGGTTATTAGTATTCCTGCTATTTTTTTCATCGTTTACTCTCCTCTGCTGTTGGAAAGGCATCATCATCTTCTAAACCTAATACAAGCATTCTTGTAGCTGTAGATGGCTCCCAATCATCAATTAGGTCAATAACATTATCAAAATGCTTTTCTCTTAACTGTGCTCTTGTCCTTACTCCCGAAACTTCTGCAACTGCTTTATTTAAATCTTTATATAATAAAGCTAGTTGCTCTTTATTCATGGTCCATTTTCTTTCCTTGCCAACTTGTCTTACCTTTTGCGAGATAACGTCTTCCAATGTAGCTATATTTACCTGGATCAATTGAAGTGTTTTCTTCTAAATTCACAACTCTATTTTTAACGTCTTCAACTTCTTCTTTAGTTTCTTCAGTGCTTGTAACATCAATCTAAGTGCTAGGATTGGGTCCTTTGAAACTTGATACCCTCCAGTCTTGCGAATGGAAGGAATAAACATCATGAGTAATCCATCGTTTAAAAACTTTAGCTTCTGCCTTCCGACTTGATAAAACTAAAGTTATACAATCCGAATTCATTAACGATTGAATAATTTCTGATTTGGCTGCCGTCGGTTAAACCGACAGTAGCTTTTTCATCATCATCAAGCCTGCCAAACTGCATCACGACTATTTGAAATATCCAAAATATCACAGAACATCTTTAGCGACAAACCAAGGATCATCATCAAATTAATTGAGTTCTTATTTCGGTCGATTCAAATTTAAAAATTTGTAGTTGCGACATGTCATCACTCTCCTTTATTTTAAAAATCAAATCAGGTTTTATCTTTTTCTAGAATAACGCTAAAAGCGGTATCTTCTCCAAAAAAAATATAGTCCTGAGGAATGTTATAGACCTTTTCAATTTTCTCTATAGTTTCATAATCTAACTTACTACTATCTTTTTCATACGATCTTTAAGGTATCTCTGCCCATACCCAGCTTGCTAGCTGCTTCTCTCTGAGACCAACCCTTTCTTGTTCTCAAACTGGCTAAAGTAAATTTTTAAATAATATGGTATTTTTTTCCTTTGTAGTCATATTCTATAACTCCTTTCTTAATTGATAATTTCATTATATACCGCTTTTAGCGTTTAAAGCAACTATTTTAACGCTAAAAGCATGTTTTTTTTCTTCTTTTTGCTAGCATTGTAATGCTTAATGCGTTATTATAATATTATCAAATACACAAGAGGTCTTTAAAAGGAGACGTAAAAAATGAATGAAGATATAAAGATTATTTTTTCTAAAAATTTTAAATAGGTTAATGGAATTAAAAAGAGAAACAGCAACTGAAGTATCTGAAAAAAACAGGTATTGCATACTCAACAGTTAATGACTGGAAAAACGGAAAGAAAATGGCCCGCGGTGGCAATTTACAGAAATTGTCTGATCATTTCGGGGTTAATATTTCTGATTTGACATCAGAAAATAGTGCACATCAGATGATTGTTAACAAACCAGCATTCATAGAACTAAAAGGAAAAGTAGCAGCAGGTTTACCTTTAGAGATGTTCGATGTACCAGAATT encodes:
- a CDS encoding LexA family transcriptional regulator, with the protein product MAYSTVNDWKNGKKMARGGNLQKLSDHFGVNISDLTSENSAHQMIVNKPAFIELKGKVAAGLPLEMFDVPELVSVPYEVRERYPNSYLLELKGDSMNKLFMDGSYVLI
- a CDS encoding ORF6C domain-containing protein — translated: MIQVNIATLEDVISQKVRQVGKERKWTMNKEQLALLYKDLNKAVAEVSGVRTRAQLREKHFDNVIDLIDDWEPSTATRMLVLGLEDDDAFPTAEESKR